From Elaeis guineensis isolate ETL-2024a chromosome 16, EG11, whole genome shotgun sequence, a single genomic window includes:
- the LOC105059289 gene encoding uncharacterized protein isoform X1, with protein MRKKNPNLKLGESTGPAPINTSNAAKPYPFVCCRNPSFFAVSDRSVSPGAMSIGELACTYAALILYDDNIPITAEKIMTLVKSANVKIDSYWAPLFAKLLEKRSVEDLILSVGSGGGGAVAFSAAPAGGADGAAAPAATPAAEEKKEEPQEESDDDMGFSLFD; from the exons ATGCGCAAGAAAAACCCTAACCTCAAACTAGGGGAGAGCACCGGTCCGGCACCTATAAATACTTCCAACGCCGCCAAACCCTATCCTTTCGTCTGCTGTCGAAACCCTAGCTTTTTTGCCGTCTCAG ATCGTTCCGTCTCTCCTGGCGCCATGTCCATCGGAGAGCTCGCCTGCACCTATGCCGCCCTCATCCTCTACGACGATAACATCCCCATCACG GCGGAGAAGATCATGACCCTTGTGAAGTCCGCGAACGTGAAGATCGACTCCTACTGGGCGCCCCTCTTCGCCAAGCTCCTCGAGAAGAGGAGCGTCGAGGACCTCATCTTGAGCGTTGGATCTG GAGGAGGTGGTGCTGTCGCTTTCTCTGCTGCACCGGCCGGTGGTGCTGATGGCGCTGCTGCCCCTGCCGCCACCCCTGCGGCCGAGGAAAAGAAG GAGGAGCCGCAGGAAGAGAGTGACGATGACATGGGATTCAGCTTGTTTGATTAG
- the LOC105059289 gene encoding large ribosomal subunit protein P1 isoform X2 gives MSIGELACTYAALILYDDNIPITAEKIMTLVKSANVKIDSYWAPLFAKLLEKRSVEDLILSVGSGGGGAVAFSAAPAGGADGAAAPAATPAAEEKKEEPQEESDDDMGFSLFD, from the exons ATGTCCATCGGAGAGCTCGCCTGCACCTATGCCGCCCTCATCCTCTACGACGATAACATCCCCATCACG GCGGAGAAGATCATGACCCTTGTGAAGTCCGCGAACGTGAAGATCGACTCCTACTGGGCGCCCCTCTTCGCCAAGCTCCTCGAGAAGAGGAGCGTCGAGGACCTCATCTTGAGCGTTGGATCTG GAGGAGGTGGTGCTGTCGCTTTCTCTGCTGCACCGGCCGGTGGTGCTGATGGCGCTGCTGCCCCTGCCGCCACCCCTGCGGCCGAGGAAAAGAAG GAGGAGCCGCAGGAAGAGAGTGACGATGACATGGGATTCAGCTTGTTTGATTAG